In Micromonospora sp. NBC_01813, the following are encoded in one genomic region:
- a CDS encoding monooxygenase: MTDPTDEATPVPELVTLHVWRVPRRRLPRVLGRMAFDARRLRRTPGVRFAKLLGTGTGTGFGPTDSDPTRWAALVVWDEPSAATGFDADPVGQGWQRIADSQVRLDLRPLLSRGRWSGAAPFGTPTGQPAADRPVLALTRARLRPTKALTFWRSIGPVAAALAQADGLHCRFGIGEAPIGWQGTVSVWRSTADLTRFAYRHPQHRAAIAQTPVQKWYAEELFARFEVLAIDGDRAVLGWDGEDGDGTCGVGGE, encoded by the coding sequence GTGACCGACCCTACCGACGAGGCCACACCGGTCCCCGAGCTGGTCACGCTGCATGTCTGGCGGGTGCCCCGGCGGCGGTTGCCGCGCGTGCTGGGCCGGATGGCGTTCGACGCCCGCCGGCTGCGCCGTACGCCCGGGGTGCGGTTCGCGAAGCTGCTCGGCACCGGGACCGGCACCGGCTTCGGGCCGACCGACTCCGACCCGACCCGGTGGGCGGCGCTCGTGGTGTGGGACGAACCGTCCGCCGCGACCGGCTTCGACGCCGACCCGGTCGGCCAGGGCTGGCAGCGGATCGCCGATAGTCAGGTCCGCCTCGATCTGCGACCGCTGCTGAGCCGGGGCCGCTGGTCCGGTGCCGCGCCGTTCGGCACCCCGACAGGTCAGCCGGCCGCCGACCGGCCGGTGCTGGCGTTGACCCGGGCCCGGCTGCGGCCGACGAAGGCGCTGACGTTCTGGCGGTCGATCGGCCCGGTCGCCGCCGCCCTCGCGCAGGCCGACGGGCTGCACTGCCGGTTCGGCATCGGTGAGGCCCCGATCGGCTGGCAGGGCACGGTCAGCGTGTGGCGCAGTACGGCGGACCTCACCCGGTTCGCGTACCGTCACCCGCAGCACCGGGCGGCGATCGCCCAGACCCCGGTGCAAAAGTGGTACGCCGAGGAGCTTTTCGCCCGGTTCGAGGTGCTCGCCATCGACGGGGACCGGGCTGTGTTGGGCTGGGACGGAGAGGATGGCGACGGAACATGTGGCGTTGGCGGCGAGTGA
- a CDS encoding YbaK/EbsC family protein yields MQTHPNVQAVQDALNTADARDGSGAGCRVQILPDAVHTAAAAAAALGVEVGQIANSLIFDADGEPLLVLTSGAHRVDTAKVTAALGLTALRRATPEFVREHTGQPIGGVAPLGHPKPVRTLVDTALEQYPEVWAAGGVPRAVFPTTYAELLRITAGTATEVA; encoded by the coding sequence ATGCAGACACATCCGAACGTGCAGGCGGTGCAGGACGCGCTGAACACCGCCGACGCCCGGGACGGCTCCGGAGCCGGCTGCCGGGTGCAGATCCTGCCGGACGCGGTACACACCGCCGCCGCTGCCGCGGCGGCGCTCGGCGTCGAGGTCGGCCAGATCGCCAACTCGTTGATCTTCGACGCGGACGGCGAGCCGCTACTGGTGCTGACCTCCGGCGCGCACCGGGTGGACACCGCGAAGGTCACCGCCGCGTTGGGGCTGACCGCACTGCGCCGGGCCACGCCGGAGTTCGTCCGTGAACACACCGGCCAGCCGATCGGCGGAGTCGCCCCGCTCGGGCATCCCAAGCCGGTCCGCACCCTGGTCGACACGGCGTTGGAGCAGTACCCGGAGGTCTGGGCGGCTGGTGGCGTACCCCGGGCGGTGTTCCCGACCACCTACGCCGAGCTGCTGCGGATCACCGCCGGGACCGCCACCGAGGTCGCGTGA
- a CDS encoding NUDIX hydrolase encodes MATGDVRVAAYGVCLVAGRLLVARYVSPDRVRRHWTLPGGKVEHAEDPSDAVVREAAEETGYQVEIECLLGVDSRTVPARRRLAGRGELHSVGIFYRVRVVGGELRHEVAGSTDLADWLPVTTVRQQARAVIVDVGLELDRTRPASGHVPSIAVAGLLRS; translated from the coding sequence ATGGCTACGGGTGACGTGCGGGTCGCCGCGTACGGGGTGTGTCTGGTGGCGGGGCGCCTGCTGGTGGCACGCTACGTCTCGCCGGACCGGGTCCGCCGACACTGGACGTTGCCCGGCGGCAAGGTCGAGCACGCCGAGGACCCGTCCGACGCGGTGGTGCGTGAGGCGGCCGAGGAGACCGGCTACCAGGTCGAGATCGAGTGCCTGCTCGGCGTGGATTCGCGAACGGTGCCCGCACGTCGACGTCTCGCCGGCCGGGGTGAGTTGCACAGCGTGGGGATCTTCTACCGGGTCCGGGTGGTCGGCGGCGAACTGCGACACGAGGTTGCCGGATCGACCGACCTGGCCGACTGGCTGCCGGTGACAACGGTCAGACAGCAGGCGCGGGCGGTGATCGTCGATGTGGGGTTGGAGTTGGACCGCACCCGTCCGGCCAGCGGCCACGTGCCCTCGATAGCGGTCGCCGGCCTGCTGCGCTCCTAG
- a CDS encoding SAM-dependent methyltransferase has translation MRRADRQPAARLLDLGCGEAAWALQALAHYPDGHADGVDISPYALERAADAAAARGLADRLTLHERDARAYVPDGDYDLVLCVGSTHAFGGLGETLELAGRHVNADGILMVGESFWQVPPTAEALAALDAKPEAYTDLAGLVDAAEQAGWTPTYAHVSDAAEWDDYEWSWIGSLTGWALDNPGHPDAAEVLTVAREHRDHWLRGYRNVLGFATLVLRRT, from the coding sequence CTGCGCAGAGCGGACCGCCAACCGGCGGCTCGTCTTCTCGACCTCGGCTGCGGAGAGGCAGCCTGGGCGCTGCAGGCCCTCGCCCACTACCCGGACGGGCACGCGGACGGCGTCGACATCAGCCCGTACGCCCTGGAACGCGCTGCCGACGCCGCCGCCGCACGCGGCCTCGCCGACCGGCTCACGCTGCACGAGCGCGACGCACGGGCGTACGTGCCTGACGGCGACTACGACCTGGTGCTCTGCGTCGGCTCGACACACGCGTTCGGCGGACTCGGCGAGACGCTCGAGTTGGCCGGCCGGCACGTGAACGCCGACGGCATCCTCATGGTCGGCGAGAGTTTCTGGCAGGTCCCGCCGACTGCGGAAGCACTTGCGGCGCTCGACGCGAAGCCTGAGGCATACACCGACCTCGCCGGTCTGGTCGACGCCGCCGAACAAGCCGGCTGGACGCCGACGTACGCCCATGTCAGCGATGCCGCCGAGTGGGACGACTACGAATGGTCGTGGATCGGCTCGCTCACGGGGTGGGCGCTGGACAACCCCGGCCACCCAGACGCTGCGGAGGTGCTGACGGTTGCCCGGGAACATCGCGACCACTGGTTGCGCGGATACCGCAACGTCCTGGGTTTCGCGACGCTGGTGTTACGCCGGACCTGA
- a CDS encoding IS607 family transposase encodes MNLKEWAASQGVAYITARRQYAAGTLPVPTYRLGRLIMVGEPLTTARRGRGQVAVYARVSSADQKRDLDRQVARVTVWATGQHLAVDRVVTEVGSALNGRRRKFLALLRDPSVSTIVVEHRDRFARFGAEYVEAALAAQGRRLLVVDPAEVDDDLVGDVTEILTSLCARLYGRRVAADRVRRAVDAVTGPGGPT; translated from the coding sequence GTGAATCTGAAGGAGTGGGCAGCGTCGCAGGGCGTCGCGTACATCACCGCACGGCGGCAGTACGCGGCCGGCACGCTGCCTGTTCCCACATACCGACTCGGCCGCCTGATCATGGTCGGTGAGCCGTTGACTACCGCTCGGCGCGGTCGGGGGCAGGTGGCGGTGTACGCCCGTGTCTCATCCGCCGACCAGAAACGGGACCTTGATCGGCAGGTCGCTCGGGTAACTGTGTGGGCGACCGGGCAGCATCTTGCTGTGGACCGGGTGGTGACCGAGGTCGGGTCCGCGCTGAACGGGCGTCGGAGGAAGTTCCTCGCTCTGCTGCGTGACCCGTCGGTGTCCACGATCGTGGTCGAGCACCGGGACAGGTTCGCCCGGTTCGGCGCCGAGTACGTGGAGGCCGCGTTGGCCGCGCAGGGACGACGGCTGCTGGTCGTTGACCCCGCCGAGGTCGACGACGACCTGGTGGGTGACGTGACCGAGATCCTCACGTCGCTGTGTGCCCGGCTGTACGGCCGCCGGGTGGCGGCGGACCGTGTCCGGCGGGCGGTCGACGCTGTCACCGGTCCTGGTGGTCCGACGTGA
- the tnpB gene encoding IS607 family element RNA-guided endonuclease TnpB: MKVIQAYRFALDLNPGQERAVLAHAGAARVAHNWALARVKAVMGQRAAERSYGVADAGLTPAVGWSLPALRRVWNAAKPDVAPWWSEVSKEAFNTGLDALARGLRNWADSRSGKRAGRPVGFPRFASRRRTTPSVRFTTGAIRVEPDRKHVVLPRLGRLKLHESARKLARRVEAGTARIMSATVRRDGGRWHVAFTVEVERAERSPARPGSVVGVDVGIRHLAVLSTGELVDNPRHLVAARGRMRAFGRALSRRQGPDRRTGRRASKRWERAAARLGRAHARVAHLRRDGLHKLTTRLAREHGTVVVEDLNVAGMLRNRRLSRHVADAGFAEIRRQLGYKTSWNGGRLVVADRWYPSSKTCSACGAVKTKLALSERIYTCTACGLVLDRDLNAARNLAALVTATAGSGPVAGRGADRKTPLAGLVAVKRQPGTTQAGKTGAVPPQGGTTNQMLTRAH, translated from the coding sequence GTGAAGGTGATCCAGGCGTACCGGTTCGCCCTCGATCTCAACCCCGGTCAGGAACGTGCGGTGCTGGCGCACGCCGGGGCCGCCCGGGTCGCCCACAACTGGGCGCTGGCTCGGGTGAAGGCGGTGATGGGCCAGCGGGCGGCGGAACGCTCCTATGGCGTCGCCGACGCCGGTCTGACGCCTGCTGTCGGCTGGAGCCTTCCGGCGCTGCGCCGGGTCTGGAACGCGGCCAAGCCCGACGTGGCGCCGTGGTGGTCGGAGGTGTCCAAGGAGGCGTTCAACACCGGCCTGGACGCCCTCGCCCGCGGCTTGAGGAACTGGGCCGACTCCCGCAGCGGGAAACGAGCCGGTCGTCCGGTCGGGTTTCCCCGGTTCGCGTCCCGCCGCCGCACCACACCATCGGTCCGGTTCACCACCGGTGCTATCCGTGTCGAGCCGGACCGCAAGCATGTGGTGCTTCCGCGTCTGGGCCGGTTGAAGTTGCACGAGTCCGCGCGCAAGCTCGCCCGGCGTGTGGAAGCCGGCACCGCCCGGATCATGTCCGCCACCGTGCGACGCGACGGCGGGCGCTGGCATGTCGCGTTCACTGTCGAGGTCGAGCGGGCCGAACGCAGCCCGGCCCGACCAGGCTCGGTGGTTGGTGTGGACGTGGGTATCCGGCATCTCGCGGTGCTGTCCACCGGTGAGCTGGTCGACAACCCGCGTCACCTCGTGGCCGCGCGAGGGAGGATGCGTGCGTTCGGCCGGGCGTTGTCGCGCAGGCAAGGCCCGGATCGGCGCACCGGCCGGCGTGCGTCGAAGCGGTGGGAACGGGCGGCGGCCCGCCTCGGCCGGGCGCATGCGCGGGTCGCTCATCTGCGCCGTGACGGCCTGCACAAGCTGACCACTCGCCTGGCCCGCGAGCACGGCACCGTTGTGGTGGAAGACCTGAATGTGGCCGGCATGCTGCGCAACCGGCGGCTGTCCCGGCACGTCGCCGACGCCGGATTCGCGGAGATCCGCCGGCAACTCGGCTACAAGACCTCGTGGAACGGCGGCCGGCTCGTGGTGGCCGACCGCTGGTACCCGTCCAGCAAAACCTGCTCGGCATGCGGCGCGGTGAAAACCAAGCTCGCCCTGTCCGAACGGATCTACACCTGCACCGCCTGCGGCCTGGTATTGGACCGGGACCTCAACGCCGCACGCAACCTTGCCGCCCTTGTGACGGCAACCGCCGGGAGTGGCCCGGTGGCTGGACGTGGAGCCGACCGTAAGACCCCGCTTGCGGGGCTGGTGGCTGTGAAACGTCAACCCGGCACCACTCAAGCGGGTAAGACCGGGGCCGTCCCACCGCAAGGCGGGACTACCAATCAAATGCTCACCAGAGCGCACTGA
- a CDS encoding GNAT family N-acetyltransferase, with amino-acid sequence MSTERLLLRHWRESDLEPWVAMNADPQVREFFPGLATREQSSAVMLRFQADLEQRGWGWWAVEVVDTGEFIGMTGLDPVDANMPFGGVEIGWRLRRTAWGHGYASEAARACLAYGFDDLALPEIVALTAVGNLRSQAVMRRIGMTRDPAGDFDHPNVPDGPVRRHTLFRIQAPSRSH; translated from the coding sequence TTGAGCACCGAACGGCTGTTGCTGCGGCACTGGCGCGAGTCCGATCTGGAGCCGTGGGTGGCGATGAACGCCGACCCGCAGGTTCGCGAGTTCTTCCCCGGCCTGGCGACCCGCGAGCAGAGTTCCGCCGTCATGCTGCGCTTCCAGGCCGATCTGGAGCAGCGCGGCTGGGGCTGGTGGGCGGTCGAGGTGGTCGACACCGGCGAGTTCATCGGCATGACCGGGCTGGACCCGGTGGACGCCAACATGCCGTTCGGCGGGGTGGAGATCGGCTGGCGGCTGCGGCGTACCGCTTGGGGCCACGGGTACGCGAGCGAAGCGGCCCGCGCCTGCCTGGCGTACGGCTTCGATGACCTGGCACTGCCGGAGATCGTGGCCCTGACCGCTGTCGGCAACCTGCGCTCGCAGGCGGTGATGCGGCGGATCGGGATGACCCGCGACCCAGCGGGCGACTTCGACCACCCGAACGTGCCCGACGGCCCGGTGCGCCGCCACACCCTCTTCCGCATCCAGGCACCGTCGCGCTCACACTGA
- a CDS encoding helix-turn-helix domain-containing protein, with amino-acid sequence MDVNMWIKAFKAARAAADVSQDQLAPKINYSASTIAAVETGRRRPTMTLAAGADEALDTGGLLAEMLDLINKKQSPSWFASWRAVEDRAVKLRTYEPLLVPGLLQTEEYARAVFTGTGLYTPDGVEEQVVMRLDRQRLLTREKPPVFVAVVDEGALRRIVGDTVVQLEQLNYLLKLINERRIKLYVVPFSAGAYAGMSGGFVIGILPEGDDVVHVDGVFGHPVDHPSGVEQVVRMWDSLLTEALPERASRELIEGLVKEL; translated from the coding sequence GTGGATGTCAATATGTGGATCAAGGCCTTCAAAGCGGCCAGGGCGGCGGCGGACGTCTCCCAGGATCAGCTCGCTCCGAAAATCAACTACAGCGCCTCCACCATCGCTGCGGTAGAGACGGGTCGGCGTCGGCCGACCATGACCTTGGCTGCGGGAGCCGACGAAGCCTTGGATACCGGCGGCCTTCTCGCCGAGATGCTGGATCTGATCAACAAAAAGCAGTCGCCAAGCTGGTTCGCATCATGGCGAGCGGTCGAGGACCGTGCGGTCAAGCTGCGGACATACGAGCCATTGCTGGTGCCCGGGTTGCTCCAGACCGAGGAGTACGCCCGCGCTGTTTTCACCGGCACCGGCCTCTACACCCCGGACGGGGTCGAGGAGCAGGTGGTCATGCGGTTGGATCGCCAACGGCTGCTCACCAGGGAGAAGCCGCCGGTGTTCGTTGCCGTGGTCGACGAAGGAGCACTTCGCCGTATCGTCGGTGACACTGTCGTGCAGCTTGAGCAGCTCAACTACCTGCTCAAGCTGATCAACGAGCGGCGCATCAAGTTGTACGTGGTGCCGTTCAGCGCCGGGGCGTACGCTGGGATGTCCGGCGGGTTCGTCATCGGCATCTTGCCCGAGGGCGACGATGTGGTGCATGTGGATGGCGTTTTCGGGCACCCGGTGGACCATCCGAGCGGGGTCGAGCAGGTGGTGCGGATGTGGGACAGTCTGCTGACCGAGGCGCTTCCCGAGCGTGCCTCTCGTGAACTGATCGAAGGTCTGGTGAAGGAGCTATGA
- a CDS encoding DUF397 domain-containing protein, protein MSATPQWRTSTRSGNGGNTCVEVADNLPGQVLVRDSKDVAGPVLTFGPAAWSAFVTELTATH, encoded by the coding sequence ATGAGCGCGACACCACAGTGGCGCACCTCGACTCGGTCCGGTAACGGTGGCAACACCTGTGTCGAGGTCGCCGACAACCTCCCCGGCCAGGTGCTGGTCCGCGACAGCAAGGACGTCGCCGGCCCGGTGCTCACCTTCGGCCCGGCGGCTTGGTCTGCCTTCGTGACCGAGCTGACCGCCACCCACTGA
- a CDS encoding diacylglycerol/lipid kinase family protein, whose translation MSAPKRVAVVAHRKKTLGGGLDELRAAIAGHGAQDIDWYEVPKSRKAPKKARRAVERGADLVFVWGGDGMVQRTMDALARSGATVAIVPAGTANLLAGNLGIPNDLGEAVRIGFEGERRPLDLGRINGEHFAVMAGAGFDGRLIRDADRGLKDRAGKLAYVWTGLRHVRGAAPTVRIKVDGTTWFDEPASCVLVGNVGKITGGIHAFDDAEPDDGWLEVGVATAQGAVQWARTLGRMAVGRSEKSPFVRVTRARRIDIRLTEPMTYELDGGARAPSKRMKVRVVPAAITVCVPN comes from the coding sequence ATGAGTGCACCCAAGCGCGTCGCCGTCGTCGCCCACCGGAAGAAGACCCTCGGCGGCGGCCTGGACGAGTTGCGGGCGGCGATCGCCGGGCACGGCGCGCAGGACATCGACTGGTACGAGGTGCCGAAGAGCCGCAAGGCGCCGAAGAAGGCCCGCAGGGCGGTCGAACGGGGCGCCGACCTGGTCTTCGTGTGGGGCGGCGACGGAATGGTGCAACGCACCATGGACGCGCTCGCCCGCTCGGGCGCCACGGTGGCGATCGTGCCCGCCGGCACCGCCAACCTGCTCGCCGGCAACCTGGGCATCCCGAACGACCTGGGTGAGGCGGTGCGGATCGGCTTCGAGGGCGAGCGCCGCCCGCTCGACCTGGGCCGGATCAACGGCGAGCATTTCGCGGTGATGGCCGGGGCCGGTTTCGACGGTCGACTCATCCGCGACGCCGACCGGGGCCTCAAGGACCGGGCCGGCAAACTGGCGTACGTCTGGACCGGGCTTCGGCACGTGCGCGGTGCCGCGCCGACGGTCCGGATCAAGGTCGACGGGACGACCTGGTTCGACGAGCCGGCCAGTTGTGTCCTGGTCGGCAACGTCGGCAAGATCACCGGCGGGATTCACGCCTTCGACGACGCCGAACCCGACGACGGCTGGCTGGAGGTCGGGGTCGCCACCGCACAGGGCGCGGTGCAGTGGGCGCGCACCCTGGGCCGGATGGCGGTCGGACGGTCGGAGAAGTCACCGTTCGTGCGGGTCACCCGAGCGCGGCGGATCGACATCCGACTGACCGAGCCGATGACCTACGAACTCGACGGCGGCGCCCGTGCCCCCTCGAAGCGGATGAAGGTACGGGTCGTCCCCGCCGCCATCACCGTCTGCGTCCCCAACTGA
- a CDS encoding EamA family transporter, whose translation MTTAYLRRPLLGLALVIGASALFAINGTVSKLALRAGLDAPQMTLLRAVGAFIGLLALSVVLRPGVRRLRLHRRELPLLIGYGLAGFFLVPMLYFVAIARLPVGIALLFEYTAPLMVALWAWAVQRQQVRPRIWAGLGLSLVGLACVAQVWGGLTLDPIGVAAGLGAAVMLAAYFLIGARGVQDRDALSLTTWAFGASAIAGLILRSLTAGLDGWQPLLTRTEGGVPVALLCCSVVVFGSIVPYLMITAALRHLPATSVGIVAMIEPVLAAAVAWVVIGAGEALTPVQLAGGALVLAGVALAETARPGGPPVTPPVPDGPPPPPAVAPTGSPSAAVAAGPPPVTSATA comes from the coding sequence GTGACGACTGCGTACCTGCGCCGGCCGCTGCTCGGCCTGGCCCTGGTGATCGGGGCCAGTGCTCTGTTCGCGATCAACGGCACGGTGTCGAAGCTGGCGCTGCGGGCCGGCCTGGACGCCCCGCAGATGACCCTGCTGCGCGCGGTCGGTGCGTTCATCGGTCTGCTCGCGCTCAGCGTGGTGTTGCGGCCCGGGGTGCGCCGGCTGCGACTGCACCGCCGGGAACTGCCACTGCTCATCGGGTACGGGCTGGCCGGCTTCTTCCTGGTACCGATGCTCTACTTCGTGGCGATCGCCCGGCTGCCGGTCGGCATCGCCCTGCTGTTCGAGTACACCGCGCCGCTGATGGTGGCGCTGTGGGCCTGGGCGGTGCAGCGCCAACAGGTGCGGCCACGGATCTGGGCCGGGCTCGGACTGAGCCTGGTCGGGCTGGCCTGCGTGGCGCAGGTGTGGGGTGGGCTGACCCTCGACCCGATCGGGGTGGCCGCCGGGCTGGGCGCCGCGGTGATGCTCGCCGCGTACTTCCTGATCGGTGCCCGTGGCGTGCAGGACCGCGACGCCCTGTCGCTGACCACCTGGGCGTTCGGCGCGTCGGCGATCGCCGGGCTGATCCTCCGCTCGCTCACCGCCGGACTCGACGGCTGGCAGCCGCTGCTGACCCGCACCGAGGGCGGGGTGCCGGTCGCGCTGCTCTGCTGCTCGGTGGTGGTCTTCGGCTCGATCGTGCCGTACCTGATGATCACCGCCGCGCTGCGGCACCTGCCGGCCACCAGCGTCGGCATCGTCGCCATGATCGAACCGGTGCTCGCCGCCGCCGTCGCCTGGGTGGTGATCGGCGCCGGTGAGGCGCTGACCCCGGTCCAGCTGGCCGGTGGCGCGTTGGTACTCGCCGGGGTGGCGCTGGCCGAGACGGCCCGACCGGGCGGCCCACCGGTCACCCCGCCGGTGCCCGACGGCCCACCGCCGCCGCCGGCCGTGGCCCCGACCGGCTCACCCTCGGCCGCTGTCGCGGCGGGCCCACCGCCGGTGACCAGCGCGACGGCGTAG
- a CDS encoding ABC transporter ATP-binding protein produces MAFIEADGLTKRFRRPVKDPGLRGAVKHLFTRRFADHAAVDGIDLRVEAGEAVAYVGPNGAGKSTTVKLLAGILVPTAGEVRVGGVVPHRQRVANARQIGVLFGQRTQLWWDLPVRESLALLRDLYDLDAATYREQLERFDDVLGLGELLPVVARKLSLGQRMRADLAAALLHRPRVVYLDEPTIGLDIAVKDRVRAFLRELRADGTTLILTTHDLGDIEDVCQRIVIIDQGRIIYDGPLAGVKDQFARHRSMHLHLADPLPRDAVTAALPGLEVAEGATPGEFTVRFDRFAVTAGQVIAAVSALSEVRDLRIDEPAIEDVIRKVYAGELRLVPAP; encoded by the coding sequence ATGGCCTTCATCGAAGCTGACGGTTTGACCAAGCGGTTCCGCCGGCCAGTGAAGGACCCGGGTCTGCGCGGCGCGGTGAAACACCTGTTCACCCGCCGGTTCGCCGACCACGCCGCCGTCGACGGCATCGATCTGCGGGTCGAGGCCGGTGAGGCGGTCGCGTACGTCGGCCCGAACGGTGCCGGCAAGTCGACCACCGTGAAGCTGCTCGCCGGCATCCTGGTGCCGACCGCCGGCGAGGTCCGGGTCGGCGGGGTCGTGCCGCACCGGCAGCGGGTCGCCAACGCCCGGCAGATCGGTGTGCTGTTCGGCCAGCGTACCCAGCTGTGGTGGGACCTGCCGGTCCGCGAATCCCTCGCCCTGCTGCGCGACCTGTACGACCTCGACGCCGCCACCTACCGCGAGCAACTGGAGCGCTTCGACGACGTCCTCGGCCTCGGCGAACTGCTGCCGGTGGTGGCCCGCAAACTCTCCCTCGGCCAGCGGATGCGCGCCGACCTGGCCGCCGCGCTGCTGCACCGGCCCCGGGTGGTCTACCTCGACGAGCCGACGATCGGGCTGGACATCGCCGTCAAGGACCGGGTCCGGGCCTTCCTGCGCGAGCTGCGCGCCGACGGCACCACACTGATCCTCACCACCCACGACCTCGGCGACATCGAGGACGTCTGCCAGCGGATCGTCATCATCGACCAGGGGCGGATCATCTACGACGGGCCGTTGGCCGGGGTCAAGGACCAGTTCGCCCGGCACCGCTCGATGCACCTGCACCTGGCCGACCCGCTGCCACGTGACGCGGTCACCGCCGCACTGCCTGGCCTGGAAGTCGCCGAGGGGGCGACGCCGGGGGAGTTCACCGTCCGGTTCGACCGGTTCGCGGTCACCGCCGGCCAGGTGATCGCGGCCGTGTCGGCCCTGTCCGAGGTACGCGACCTGCGCATCGACGAGCCGGCGATCGAGGACGTCATTCGCAAGGTGTACGCCGGTGAGCTGCGCCTGGTGCCGGCCCCGTGA
- a CDS encoding ABC transporter permease produces MTTVAADPPVRHAVVRPYRALARVAARSVLAYPLSFVFGMAGVLLQLLAMLSIWAVLLGSTDSIGGFSWPQMKAYLLIAYVTGALMSFGDWEMGARIRDGMVAVDLTRPVDYQRARFAETVGVAVVEVAFSLTVCAVVLAITGPVPVPPPGQAALFAVSALLVLPLRFTTVYLTGLLCFWTQNIFGVSLARGAITNLFSGALVPLTLLPGWLQAIAAVLPFAGMTFTPATIYLGQATGVDALRLIGIQAVWTVALWWGARLAWRAAVRQLTVHGG; encoded by the coding sequence GTGACCACCGTCGCGGCCGATCCGCCGGTGCGGCACGCGGTCGTTCGCCCGTACCGGGCGCTGGCCCGGGTCGCCGCCCGCAGTGTGCTCGCCTACCCGTTGAGTTTTGTCTTCGGCATGGCCGGGGTGCTGCTGCAACTGCTCGCCATGCTCTCCATCTGGGCGGTGCTGCTCGGCTCCACCGACAGCATCGGCGGTTTCAGTTGGCCGCAGATGAAGGCGTACCTGCTGATCGCGTACGTCACCGGGGCGTTGATGTCTTTCGGTGACTGGGAGATGGGCGCCCGGATCCGTGACGGGATGGTGGCGGTCGATCTGACCCGGCCGGTCGACTACCAGCGGGCCCGCTTCGCCGAGACGGTGGGTGTCGCCGTCGTCGAGGTCGCCTTCTCGCTCACGGTCTGCGCCGTGGTGCTGGCGATCACCGGGCCGGTCCCGGTGCCGCCGCCCGGCCAGGCCGCGCTGTTCGCCGTCAGCGCGCTGCTGGTGCTGCCGCTGCGGTTCACCACCGTCTACCTGACCGGCTTACTCTGCTTTTGGACGCAGAACATCTTCGGGGTGTCGTTGGCCCGAGGGGCGATCACGAACCTGTTCTCCGGGGCGCTGGTGCCGTTGACGCTGCTGCCCGGCTGGCTGCAGGCGATCGCCGCGGTGCTGCCGTTCGCCGGGATGACCTTCACCCCGGCGACGATCTATCTCGGACAGGCGACCGGGGTGGACGCGCTGCGGCTGATCGGCATCCAGGCGGTGTGGACGGTGGCGCTGTGGTGGGGTGCCCGGCTGGCCTGGCGGGCAGCGGTGCGCCAACTGACCGTACACGGGGGATGA
- a CDS encoding ABC transporter permease, giving the protein MRRRSGLRRGVRLYRRSLGAHLRATLEYEADFWILVVGSALTQLVGLAFLGAIFSRVPHVNGWSFAEVVLIYSVVVLSDAIGPLLFEGTWRLPWLVNKGELDYKLVRPYPVVLQVLSDDVGINGLGNLVTGGAMFGWALWRVDVAWSPALVVGGLLLFASGMVVKLSINLITNSSAFWMQSAHSIFAYAVHQIGDLARYPVSVYALGVRLVLVVGLPFAFVSFFPVSAILGDPDGTGRAGVGPTWLGWLTPLVAAYCVTVAALVFRAGLRRYESAGN; this is encoded by the coding sequence ATGCGACGACGGAGCGGGCTGCGCCGGGGAGTACGGCTCTACCGACGCAGCCTCGGCGCCCACCTGCGCGCCACCTTGGAGTACGAGGCCGACTTCTGGATCCTGGTCGTCGGCTCGGCGTTGACCCAGCTCGTCGGGCTGGCGTTCCTCGGCGCGATCTTTTCCCGGGTGCCGCACGTCAATGGCTGGAGCTTCGCCGAGGTGGTCCTGATCTACTCGGTCGTGGTGCTTTCCGACGCGATCGGGCCGCTGCTGTTCGAAGGGACCTGGCGGCTGCCGTGGCTGGTCAACAAGGGCGAGTTGGACTACAAGCTGGTTCGGCCGTACCCGGTGGTGCTGCAGGTGCTCAGCGACGACGTCGGCATCAACGGGCTGGGTAACCTGGTCACCGGTGGGGCGATGTTCGGCTGGGCGTTGTGGCGGGTCGACGTCGCCTGGAGCCCGGCGCTGGTCGTCGGCGGGTTGCTGCTGTTCGCCAGCGGCATGGTGGTCAAGTTGTCGATCAATCTGATCACGAACTCGTCGGCGTTCTGGATGCAGAGCGCACACTCGATCTTCGCGTACGCGGTGCACCAGATCGGTGACCTGGCCCGCTACCCGGTGTCGGTGTACGCCCTCGGGGTGCGGCTGGTCCTGGTCGTTGGGCTGCCGTTCGCGTTCGTCAGCTTCTTCCCGGTCAGCGCGATCCTCGGCGACCCGGACGGTACCGGCCGGGCCGGGGTCGGCCCGACGTGGCTGGGCTGGCTCACCCCGTTGGTCGCCGCCTACTGCGTGACCGTGGCGGCGTTGGTGTTCCGCGCCGGGCTGCGCCGCTACGAATCCGCCGGGAACTGA